From the Euphorbia lathyris chromosome 6, ddEupLath1.1, whole genome shotgun sequence genome, one window contains:
- the LOC136234087 gene encoding uncharacterized protein, translating to MASTIVLAVVFVLDLIAFALAVAAEQRRNTATVVKETDYSFCKYDSDIATGFGVGALLFLLASQLLIMAASRCLCCGKAMKPSGSRACAIVLFIACWVFFFIAEVCLLAGSVRNAYHTKYVWSEKSSCKELRKGVFGAGAAFVVFTGIVSELYYVSYSRANDSPGSYGRGDSGVRMGNL from the exons ATGGCTTCAACAATTGTGCTGGCAGTAGTTTTTGTGCTTGATTTGATTGCTTTTGCTCTTGCTGTTGCTGCTGAGCAGAGGAGGAATACT GCAACTGTGGTAAAAGAAACAGATTACAGTTTCTGCAAATATGATTCGGATATCGCAACTGGATTCGGCGTGGGTGCCTTATTGTTTCTTTTAGCAAGTCAACTCCTAATAATGGCTGCAAGCCGATGCCTCTGCTGCGGAAAAGCAATGAAACCGAGTGGCTCTAGAGCATGCGCAATTGTTCTGTTTATCGCCTGCTG GGTATTCTTTTTCATTGCTGAAGTGTGCTTGCTAGCGGGTTCAGTCCGGAACGCGTACCACACCAAGTACGTATGGTCTGAAAAATCATCATGTAAGGAGTTGAGGAAGGGAGTGTTTGGTGCTGGAGCTGCATTTGTTGTGTTTACAGGCATAGTGTCTGAGCTTTACTATGTAAGCTATTCCAGAGCAAATGACAGTCCGGGTTCGTATGGCCGCGGCGACAGTGGTGTACGGATGGGGAACCTATAG